The proteins below are encoded in one region of Anoplopoma fimbria isolate UVic2021 breed Golden Eagle Sablefish chromosome 19, Afim_UVic_2022, whole genome shotgun sequence:
- the LOC129108272 gene encoding solute carrier organic anion transporter family member 1C1-like yields MFLAALSFAYFAKALSGSYMKSTITQLERRFDIPSYLIGIIDGSFEIGNLLVIAFVSYFGAKLHRPKIIAVGCILMSFGTFLIATPHFIIGRYKIETSVRWSVNSTNNLSPCPASSPESTRAGDRPAILPSRGCERESSVSMWIYVFLGNVLRGIGETPVQPLGISYIDDYAQSENAALYIGCVQTISIIGPVFGYLLGSLCAKIYVDIGYVDMETVTITPGDARWVGAWWLGYLIAGTITLMSAVPFWFLPKSLPMPVDKHDTSCTPEQTRFIKDSPTMEHKFRPEEPANLHQMAKEFVPTLKNLLGNPVYITFLCVTIIQFNSLIGMVTYKPKYIEQHYGQSASKANFLMGTINIPAVALGMFSGGVVMKKYKLGIMGAAKFAFGTSLLGYFLSLIFLAMGCENSKVAGITVSYTGVESLSYQEQSLSSDCNLACSCSRSEWDPVCGENGLTYMSPCLAGCTSSSGTGRNTVFDNCGCVLLADTQQGNLTAALGQCPRGDSCDKIFPYFLALSVLSSFIISLGGTPGFMLLVRCIKPELKSLALGIYTLATRTLAGIPAPIYFGALIDTTCLKWGIKTCGGRGACRIYNTSAYRIVYLGLTLGLRTISFFFCISGFALLKKHIKKEEKNALTNGSAELESLGKDEKSSIHREQFILALDCNPDRETHL; encoded by the exons ATGTTCCTTGCAGCCTTGTCCTTTGCCTACTTTGCCAAGGCTTTATCCGGCAGCTACATGAAGAGCACAATTACACAACTAGAAAGGCGGTTCGACATCCCCAGTTATCTGATCGGCATCATAGATGGGAGCTTTGAAATAG GGAATTTGTTGGTCATTGCCTTTGTGAGCTATTTTGGTGCCAAACTCCACCGACCTAAGATCATAGCAGTCGGATGTATCTTGATGTCTTTTGGGACCTTCTTGATCGCGACGCCTCATTTCATCATTGGCCG CTATAAGATCGAAACATCAGTTAGATGGTCTGTGAATTCAACCAATAACCTCTCTCCATGTCCAGCAAGCTCACCTGAGTCCACCAGGGCAGGTGACAGACCTGCTATACTGCCCTCTAGAG GCTGTGAGCGAGAGTCCAGTGTTTCAATGTGGATCTATGTGTTCCTTGGAAATGTCCTGCGTGGGATTGGAGAGACTCCAGTACAGCCTCTGGGAATCTCCTATATTGATGATTACGCACAATCGGAGAATGCTGCCCTCTATATTG GATGTGTCCAAACCATATCAATCATCGGTCCTGTCTTTGGGTACCTGCTGGGATCGCTGTGTGCCAAGATCTACGTTGACATTGGCTATGTGGACATGG AGACGGTGACTATCACCCCTGGTGATGCCCGCTGGGTGGGGGCGTGGTGGCTGGGCTACCTGATCGCTGGAACCATCACCCTCATGTCTGCGGTTCCTTTCTGGTTCCTGCCTAAATCCCTGCCCATGCCTGTGGATAAACACGATACCAGCTGCACTCCAGAGCAAACAAGGTTCATCAAAGACTCCCCAACCATGGAGCACAAGTTCAGACCTGAGGAGCCGGCTAACTTACATCAGATGGCCAAAG AATTTGTGCCCACATTGAAGAATCTCCTTGGAAATCCTGTGTACATCACTTTTTTATGCGTGACCATCATTCAGTTCAACTCTCTTATCGGGATGGTCACCTACAAACCCAAATACATCGAGCAACACTACGGCCAGTCAGCGTCAAAAGCCAATTTCCTCATGG GCACGATCAACATCCCGGCTGTGGCCCTCGGTATgttctctggaggggttgtcaTGAAGAAGTACAAGCTGGGTATCATGGGAGCAGCTAAATTTGCCTTTGGGACCTCGTTGCTGGGCTACTTCCTGTCGCTCATTTTCTTAGCCATGGGCTGTGAGAACTCCAAGGTGGCAGGAATCACAGTTTCATATACCGG AGTGGAAAGCTTGTCTTATCAGGAacagtctctctcctctgactgTAACTTGGCCTGCTCGTGCTCAAGAAGTGAGTGGGACCCGGTATGCGGAGAGAACGGCCTCACTTACATGTCCCCCTGCTTGGCCGgatgcacctcctcctctgggaCCGGCAGAAATACG GTGTTTGACAATTGCGGTTGTGTATTGCTGGCTGACACCCAACAAGGCAACCTAACGGCGGCTCTGGGCCAGTGTCCACGCGGAGACAGCTGTGACAAAATCTTTCCTTACTTCCTGGCTCTGTCTGTGCTCAGCTCCTTCATCATCTCTCTCGGGGGAACACCTGGATTCATGCTGCTTGTCAG GTGCATAAAGCCTGAGCTGAAATCCCTTGCTCTTGGAATCTACACATTGGCCACTCGCACCCTCG CTGGAATACCTGCCCCAATATACTTTGGAGCCTTAATCGACACAACATGCCTCAAATGGGGAATCAAGACGTGTGGCGGAAGAGGAGCATGCCGAATATATAACACCTCAGCTTACAG gATAGTGTACCTGGGCCTGACTCTGGGCTTAAGGACAATCTCATTCTTCTTCTGTATTTCAGGCTTTGCTCTACTCaagaaacatattaaaaaggaagagaaaaatgcTCTGACCAATGGGAGTGCAGAGTTGGAGTCACTAGGGAAAGACGAGAAGAGCTCCATACACCGTGAGCAGTTTATACTGGCCTTGGACTGCAATCCTGACAGAGAGACTCACTTGTGA